The following nucleotide sequence is from Salvia splendens isolate huo1 chromosome 2, SspV2, whole genome shotgun sequence.
CAACCTCTTTCAATATTTGGCGCTTTGAAGGACATTTCTGGGAAATCGATAATCATCACAGACGCGTGATTGATTATGTCTGTAGATTTGGTTTTGGTGGAATACTTTTCTGTGGTAAGGCTCTGGATGTAGATCATGCGTTGATCACAGCTTTGGTTGAGCGCTGGAGGCCAGAGACACATACATTCCATCTTCCCGTAGGGGAAACTACCATTACATTACAAGACGTACAAATATTATGGGCATTACGTGTTGATGGAGTACCCTTCACTGGAAATGGGTTTTGTGAATCTGGGTGGAGGGGTTTATGTGAAGAGCTCTTGGGCTTCTATCCCCTTCAAAGCGAGATGAAGGAAAACGGTATCTTGGCATCCGCGCTAATACATAGGATGGCGATTGAACCGTTAGGAGATGGTCTCGAAGACGAAGCCTACATTCAACGGGCACGTATGATTGTGCTTGTGCTATTGGGAGGGTTGATCTTACCCGACGGCTCAGGGTGTAAGATACCTCTCATGTGGTTGACCCAACTTCGAGATGTAGAGGCTGCCTCTATGATTAGTTGGGCGAGTGCTGCACTTGCTACATTATACCATAATCTGTGTGAGGCGTCTATGGGCAAAAGGACAGACATTGGAGGTCCGACGGTGCTCCTACAACTTTGGGTGTGGGAGAGAATGCCCACTTTGAGACCGGATTTTGTAGCGGCACGTCTACATACAAACAACACTCCATGTGCCTTAATGTAAGTTTGTTGTTTCCTCTCATTTGTGTATTTAATGACAACATATTTAATTGACAACTTTTTTTATTGTAGGTGGACTGGCTCCTATATGATAAACAGAGCCCCCAAACATTCGGTTCGACATTATCGTGAACAGTTGTCATTACTCCAAAATAGCCAGGTAAAATGAATAATGTTTGATATATATTTGggtaattttaatataaacttgttattgtagtttatttggatgcCCTACGTGGACCGACAATTGCCAGACTCCTGCCTCGATATGAACAACAGTTGGAGATCTGTGACGTACATTGTGTGTTGGGCTATTGTAGAAGCACATGAACCTGAACGCGTGGTTAGACAATTTGGAGGCACGCCGTTCATCCCGGAATTGCGTGATTGGGGTTTCAATGAAACTCACTTCAAAACCAATCGGCGTGGAAAGGCTAAGACGAACTGGGCTGTGCAGAACAAGGCCTACATCCAATATTGGGAGAGAAGGTCTGAGTTCGTTACTAACGCTTACATGGAGCCTCTTGCAGACCACGTGCAGGTGATGAGGACTCGACAATACATGGAGTGGTATTTTAAAATTACCATTACATATATCACGCAGCCGGGTAGGCTTCCAGAAGTAGGGATGAACACTGTTGCATCAGCATCTACAGTCCAGGTAAgtattgtatttttatatttgttgtttCATTTTAAAAGTATGTATGTTATTAAATATGCATGTTTTATTTGTTACAGGCGGAGACATTGGCACGTATAGTTCATATGTCACGCGGTTTTGACCCAGCAGACGCTGTAGGATTGTTGCACGAGATTAACAGTCTTGCTCTTAACTGCCTCACCGAGTGCGGTGAGAGTGAACGCACGATCATACCTTCCACACAGCGCACTGATGTGGATATGTCCCGGGGGTTTATCCGAAGAGCTCGCGGTATTGGCCAGAGAGGTATCCGAACAGGCGGGCATGGTTATTCACGGCATTTCAGAATGTCCCAAGACATGCCAGGGTCATCACAAGCAgcaaatgaagaaaatattaattcagaTGACAACATAGATTTGGATGCACTCATCGACAATTTTGCTGGTGAGCCCGAAATGCAAAATCCACCAGCACCAGATCCCTCTAGTTGGTTTCCTACTTGGTCAGACGCGCCACAGTCTAGTTGGGTGACTCCATTAGATAGAGCTGGGCTACCATGGAATCCTACTACACAGGATTCATTCTTTTCAGATGTCCGTATCGTGCACTCTCCGacaaatgatgatgatgatgatgctgctgatgatgatgataatgatgatgatgatgatgaagatgatgatgatgttgctCCTAGGAGTAGTGCCTACATAGAGCGCCCCACGAGGAGAGAGCATATTGACCCTCCTAGGAGTAGTGTTCAACTCGATCGACCTAGTAGCAGTTCACATACATCCCGTCCCGATAAGGAACGCTCCAGACCAAGTTTGTCTCAGACAATTATGGGTATGTTCCCACGTAGAAGGTCTAGCCGTGACAACAGAGGAAAAGGCCCGAGTAAATATACACCTTCGTCATTTAAGTAGAATAATATCATTAGATGTATTGTATATTTATTACTGGTGGATTGATGTGAGATGTACTTTTGACTTATTATATGTTGGTAGATTTGAGATGTACTGTTGAGTTATTATATGTTGGTTGATTTGAGATGTACTGTTTGTTTATTACAGGTGGATTGatcaataaataaagtaaactCTGTCGAATTTTTTGTAAACAATATTACTTAACAATGTCATTTCAGGCTTAATCTTGGTTCAAACACATAATAAAATCCAACCCTCAATCACGATTCTGATACATAAAATAACTACACAACACGTCCTAAAGTGCACTTTCTTCTATTATGGCCGGTCTCCCCACAAATGCGGCATCGAGGAGGCGCTCTTGGCGCATCTTCTTCGCGCTCATCCATTTGGTTTTGTATCCTCCTTCTGTTGTATCGCCCACGTGAACGAGGAAGTAGCCGTGCTGGTGAACATTCAAGTGTCCATTCAGGTTCATACCAATAATCCTGGTGTCTGAGTGGACGGAACACAGCTGCATAAACGTGCAGATGTAAGAcatgataaaattgaaagaatACAAAGTATTTAAACAACATACCTGCGTACTGGTGAATCCAAACACTTGTGTGGTATCGTGTATCAACATGACTAAAGATGTCATCACTGCGTTCTCTCAGCACCGCAACAGCGTGAGAGCAAGGCATTCTCCAGGTCTGCCACTTTCCACATGAGCATATCTTTTCACGGTAATCTACAACATGTATATTATGGCCTCTACCCGGACCTCTGTGATAGGTTAGCACATCATAGATGCCACGTGCTATGCTTGTAGTCCTAACATGATGACGTCTCCCTCGTTGGTCATTCTTCTGAAATAACTCCCAAGCCCACGGTGTCAAAGGCGTCTGACATTGTTTGGCTAGAGTCGTTCGGTTAACAAACCAGTTGATGGTCCGCCAGAATGTAATATCAACGATAGCTCTAATTGGGAGTTCCCTCGCAGCTAACAACACATTATTATAACACTCGGCCATGTTAGTAGATGTCTCACCCCATCGACGAAATTCATCGTGTGCCATAGTCCATTGCGATCTATCTATGGTGGTTTCGAGATACCTCAGAGCTTCTGGACTCACCTTTTCTAATTCACGCCTTGCAGTCCAATATCTCCGCTCCTCACTCACTTCACCCATTATCCATACCCATTTCTTCACTCCGGGGACTTTGTGTCTTTGTAACACATTCGATCTAACGTGAATTAAACAGAATCGATGATAACCAACTGGTGCCTCTTTCCACACATCAGCCTTCATGGCATTTATAATGCCTTGATGTCTGTCACTTATTATGCACACTTCCTGGTCATGCTTTATAATATGCACTCTCACAAGATTCAAAAACCAAAGCCAACTCTCGTTTGTTTCTTCATCGACAATAGCAAAAGCAACAGGCAAACAATTCTTATTTGCATCGTAACCTACTGCAGCAAGTAGTTTACCTTTCAATCTTCCACGCAGGTGAGTCCCATCAACTGATAAGACCGGCTTTGCTACTtggaacgcctctattgctggCCCAAATGCCCAAAATACGTAGCGGAACACCTTTGTATTACCTTGACTCAATACAGGGTCATGCAACCACTCAACGATTGTCCCCGGATTTTGAGTTTGCAACTCAGTCAGGTAGCTGGGGAGTTGTCTGAAGGACCCCTCCCACCCaccatatacaagctcaatagctTTTCTGCGAGagtaccatgctttcttgtagctGATTTTCACGTGAAATTTATCTTTGATATATGTACGTACTGCAGAAGGCTTGAATGCTGCATCGTTTTCAATTTGACTTCGAATGCAGAGAGCAATCATGGATGATGTAAGATTAACATGTTCACTTGGATCGTGATCTCCCATACAGCAATGACGATCAACCCATGAGTTGATAGACCAGCTACCATCACGTTTCTTAAACGTTGCTTTAACCTCCCAATTACATGGGTAGCGTTGCCCAAGGTCCCTGCCTCTTCTTTTCGGACCAAAGGGGTCcctacaaactgcatgccatcttctTGAATGACTATCCATAACCTCATACATCCGACCTGTTCCCACGTGCCATAATGTGATAGCAGTTTTCAACTGcaatttgctatcaaattttgttcccacaTCTATATGTCTCGGATTATCCTCATCCCAATACCACATATCTTCATCAACCAATCCATGGTCTTCTGAAAAGTAACCTCGGCTGCCTTCACATGGCAATGATCGAAAAAATGGTAACCCTTCAGGCACATAGTTGGGAACAGATTGCTCCCCACGAACAGATGGTTGTACATACTTCTCAACCATCATATCAAGTGCCTCATCGTCTGTAGAATCTTCACACGATTCTGCACTATAATCAAAATCACTTGGTTGAGAACCATCGGAACCATCACAATCAGAGTCATCTGCACCACCAACATTATCTGcaccatcacaattatcagaaccacctgcaccatcACCATTATCAGAACCATCATAACCATCACATGTCAAATTTGGTACATCTAGTGGTTCATCAACCTCTCTCCCAGATGTGTTGAATTCAAAGCTATGATATTCATCATCCCTCCTAGATGTCCCGACATCAAAACTAGGATAACCATCTCTCCTAGACGTTCCAACATCATGATGAGTGATAGGTGGTTCAAATTGCAACGCAGTGGTAACAggagtatattcaataaaaagttcaatttgacgtggattttcaccaaacatatactccaacaaattaGCATCCACTGGTGTAGCTATATAATTCACCACTCCACTAAAAACCACAGGATGCCTCCATGTTAAATCAATCGTATGTGCATCCAActcaattccaattttttcacatatcattgATACAAGCTGATAATATGATatcttttcattcaatataataaatgaatttgcacgagggggatcataagcaacacccaaacctgggagctgaataattttcccatcccaatataaactcacaaacaccATTAAACCTGCAAAATAAGTGCGACATAACATCATATACTACAAATTCAACATACTTAGATAAATATTGAACAACATTAAAATcgaaaattcaataccaagttcAATGCCATAAACCCTAAATCTATACCTAACTAACATATAGCaatgataattgaaattaatagtCAATAATTACCTAACACCACTTAAAATAGGAATTAGAGCAACAAAATCACGGATTCACTTCGATTTTCGCCGGCTAGAAACGTTGGCCGTCGCTGAGAGTGAGAGATTGAGCGAGCTGGACGAGTAGAAAGTGAGGTCTCTGCCGTCTGGACCAGAATTTGTGTTTAGCTGAAACACGCGAGAGTGTGTCGCGTGTCTACGCgaaacacgcgagagcgtgtcgCGTGTTTAGTTAAACACGCGATATCCTGATGCGTGTTTAGTTAAAACACGCAAGAGCTTCATGCGTGTTTatttaaacacgcgagagcttctCGCGTCTATACCATGTCTGGAAACTTTGTTTTTCAGGGTCCAAATGGCGGATACATTTTTGCATGGCTTCCTTTCTTCGAATTTTCCCGAGAAGCGTGGAGGTGGTGGGAGTTAATATTGGGCCATTTGTGTTTTTACAGACTTGGGCCTTtgtctgtttttttttaaaaaaaagaagaagagagaaatggGGCCTTATAAATCAAATTGGATTTTGTTTAGTTGGactccatttattttattttgggctttaaacttttaattagaGATATaaagtggggaaataattaagctttggggcttctaattaagttttgggtcgataattaattgtgatgaattatttaaataatcccGAAATATTTcaaaggatgaataattttatcctaagtccgaaataaatatattttcgaaGGGAAATGGtcgcgataatttaattatgtacttttctaattttggaattttaattCGACATCGTGGttgaaaatacgaggagccaacggagaaATTTTAGGCATAAGTGACCGACCGGCGTCGCAAtcgacgcctcgggcggcccctaaggaaatggaaagaaagagggagacgacgttctcaagtcacagaaataattaaatttaataaagaagtgctattaattaaatttcccaatttaattaatatgcaagcttctaaaattttctaacggtgaacaaatgataaaagaaataaagtaggggcatgcatttctataagtatgtgaatttctattaagtacgttgtttgttttcaaaaggccatctccgtgagttaagggtggagtcggaatgaaagattcaagttaagggaactaaacgatcaaggtgagcttccttatactaaaaatacaaatcgtatttttaTGAAAACATGAACAcatgtttgtgatttttttaaagatgttgtcttgccataaatgttttgtgtatgatgcctat
It contains:
- the LOC121792443 gene encoding serine/threonine-protein phosphatase 7 long form homolog isoform X1 — protein: MLGRRWTPPRQPSTAPPATSSFPTNFFFTDSQFEEFRGGVLSPLADSPPSRRKSGVPSVRVSHLQRMSRYGPEDPSVLHYQHSHISRKAWAGQETTSFNIWRFEGHFWEIDNHHRRVIDYVCRFGFGGILFCGKALDVDHALITALVERWRPETHTFHLPVGETTITLQDVQILWALRVDGVPFTGNGFCESGWRGLCEELLGFYPLQSEMKENGILASALIHRMAIEPLGDGLEDEAYIQRARMIVLVLLGGLILPDGSGCKIPLMWLTQLRDVEAASMISWASAALATLYHNLCEASMGKRTDIGGPTVLLQLWVWERMPTLRPDFVAARLHTNNTPCALMWTGSYMINRAPKHSVRHYREQLSLLQNSQFIWMPYVDRQLPDSCLDMNNSWRSVTYIVCWAIVEAHEPERVVRQFGGTPFIPELRDWGFNETHFKTNRRGKAKTNWAVQNKAYIQYWERRSEFVTNAYMEPLADHVQVMRTRQYMEWYFKITITYITQPGRLPEVGMNTVASASTVQAETLARIVHMSRGFDPADAVGLLHEINSLALNCLTECGESERTIIPSTQRTDVDMSRGFIRRARGIGQRGIRTGGHGYSRHFRMSQDMPGSSQAANEENINSDDNIDLDALIDNFAGEPEMQNPPAPDPSSWFPTWSDAPQSSWVTPLDRAGLPWNPTTQDSFFSDVRIVHSPTNDDDDDAADDDDNDDDDDEDDDDVAPRSSAYIERPTRREHIDPPRSSVQLDRPSSSSHTSRPDKERSRPSLSQTIMGMFPRRRSSRDNRGKGPSKYTPSSFK
- the LOC121792443 gene encoding serine/threonine-protein phosphatase 7 long form homolog isoform X2, encoding MSRYGPEDPSVLHYQHSHISRKAWAGQETTSFNIWRFEGHFWEIDNHHRRVIDYVCRFGFGGILFCGKALDVDHALITALVERWRPETHTFHLPVGETTITLQDVQILWALRVDGVPFTGNGFCESGWRGLCEELLGFYPLQSEMKENGILASALIHRMAIEPLGDGLEDEAYIQRARMIVLVLLGGLILPDGSGCKIPLMWLTQLRDVEAASMISWASAALATLYHNLCEASMGKRTDIGGPTVLLQLWVWERMPTLRPDFVAARLHTNNTPCALMWTGSYMINRAPKHSVRHYREQLSLLQNSQFIWMPYVDRQLPDSCLDMNNSWRSVTYIVCWAIVEAHEPERVVRQFGGTPFIPELRDWGFNETHFKTNRRGKAKTNWAVQNKAYIQYWERRSEFVTNAYMEPLADHVQVMRTRQYMEWYFKITITYITQPGRLPEVGMNTVASASTVQAETLARIVHMSRGFDPADAVGLLHEINSLALNCLTECGESERTIIPSTQRTDVDMSRGFIRRARGIGQRGIRTGGHGYSRHFRMSQDMPGSSQAANEENINSDDNIDLDALIDNFAGEPEMQNPPAPDPSSWFPTWSDAPQSSWVTPLDRAGLPWNPTTQDSFFSDVRIVHSPTNDDDDDAADDDDNDDDDDEDDDDVAPRSSAYIERPTRREHIDPPRSSVQLDRPSSSSHTSRPDKERSRPSLSQTIMGMFPRRRSSRDNRGKGPSKYTPSSFK
- the LOC121779148 gene encoding uncharacterized protein LOC121779148, whose translation is MICEKIGIELDAHTIDLTWRHPVVFSGVVNYIATPVDANLLERDGYPSFDVGTSRRDDEYHSFEFNTSGREVDEPLDVPNLTCDGYDGSDNGDGAGGSDNCDGADNVGGADDSDCDGSDGSQPSDFDYSAESCEDSTDDEALDMMVEKYVQPSVRGEQSVPNYVPEGLPFFRSLPCEGSRGYFSEDHGLVDEDMWYWDEDNPRHIDVGTKFDSKLQLKTAITLWHVGTGRMYEVMDSHSRRWHAVCRDPFGPKRRGRDLGQRYPCNWEVKATFKKRDGSWSINSWVDRHCCMGDHDPSEHVNLTSSMIALCIRSQIENDAAFKPSAVRTYIKDKFHVKISYKKAWYSRRKAIELVYGGWEGSFRQLPSYLTELQTQNPGTIVEWLHDPVLSQGNTKVFRYVFWAFGPAIEAFQVAKPVLSVDGTHLRGRLKGKLLAAVGYDANKNCLPVAFAIVDEETNESWLWFLNLVRVHIIKHDQEVCIISDRHQGIINAMKADVWKEAPVGYHRFCLIHVRSNVLQRHKVPGVKKWVWIMGEVSEERRYWTARRELEKVSPEALRYLETTIDRSQWTMAHDEFRRWGETSTNMAECYNNVLLAARELPIRAIVDITFWRTINWFVNRTTLAKQCQTPLTPWAWELFQKNDQRGRRHHVRTTSIARGIYDVLTYHRGPGRGHNIHVVDYREKICSCGKWQTWRMPCSHAVAVLRERSDDIFSHVDTRYHTSVWIHQYAAVFRPLRHQDYWYEPEWTLECSPARLLPRSRGRYNRRRIQNQMDEREEDAPRAPPRCRICGETGHNRRKCTLGRVV